The following is a genomic window from Oncorhynchus keta strain PuntledgeMale-10-30-2019 unplaced genomic scaffold, Oket_V2 Un_contig_6276_pilon_pilon, whole genome shotgun sequence.
TTTATTTGACATATAAATAGTTAATAGATTTTGAATTTTGGGTTCAAAGTGAACACCGTTGATTGCTCTGCTGTTGGTACACCCCCCAGAGCCTCCACTACCCCCAGAGCCTCCACTACACCCCCCAGAGCCTCCACTACACCCCCAGAGCCTCCACTACACCCCCAGAGCCTCCACTACACCCCCAGAGCCTCCACTACACCCCCAGAGCCTCCACTACACCCCCCAGAGCCTCCACTACACCCCCAGAGCCTCCACTACACCCCCAGAGCCTCCACTACACCCCCAGAGCCTCCACTACACCCCCAGAGCCTCCACTACACCCCCAGAGCCTCCACTACACCCCCCAGAGCCTCCACTACACCCCCAGAGCCTCCACTACACCCCCCAGAGCCTCCACTACACCCCCCAGAGCCTCCACTACACCCCCCAGAGCCTCCACTACACCCCCCAGAGCCTCCACTACACCCCCCGGAGCCTCCACTACACCCCCCAGAGCCTCCACTACAACCCCCAGAGCCTCCACTACACCCCCCAGAGCCTCCACTACACCCCCCAGAGCCTCCACTACACCCCCCTAGTCGTTCTTTCCCCAGCTAGGGAGTGCTGTTTTCTGGGGGACACCTCTGTATCAGCTCTtccacctccactacctccatCACCAAGTCACGGATGGACTGCACACTACCCAGTGGAAccgcttcctcctctccctccatccccactgtGTTAGACTGTAGCCCCAGAGCCTCCACTACACCCCCAgagcctctcctctgtcctctgcctccactacacccccagagcctctcctctgtcctctgcctccactacacccccagagcctccactacacccccagagcctctcctctgtcctctgcctccactacacccccagagcctctcctctatcccctgcctccactacaccctgcccagGCCCAGTGAGTGGAGTAGTAGCACCCCTCGTGATGTGACCAGGGTATTGCATGCAAGCAGGGCACCCTCGCTCTCCGTGACAGTAACTCTAGTGACGGAGGTAACTACAGCTCTGTCCTCACTGCCTCCAGGCTGCATCTCTGATCCTGTGGGGTTAAGGTCATTCTGAGTCTGGGAGGCTGGTTCAGGTGATGGGGCTGTACCCATGTTGGATGGGGCTGTACCCATGTTGGATGGGGCTGTACCCATGTTGGATGGGGCTGTACCAATGTTGGATGGGGCTGTACCCATGTTGGATGGGGCTGTACCCATGTTGGATGGGGCTGTACCAATGTTGGATGGGGCTGTACCCATGTTGGATGGGGCTGTACCCATGTTGGATGGGGCTGTACCCATGTTGGATGGGGCTGTACCAATGTTGGATGGGGCTGTACCCATGTTGGATGGGGCTGTACCCATGTTGGATGGGGCTGTACCCATGTTGGATGGGGCTGTACCCATGTTGGATGGGGCTGTACCAATGTTGGATGGGGCTGTACCCATGTTGGATGGGGCTGTACCCATGTTGGATGGGGCTGTACCCATGTTGGATGGGGCTGTACCCATGTTGGATGGGGCTGTACCCATGTTGGATGGGGCTGTACCCATGTTGGATGGGGCTGTACCCATGTTGGATGGGGCTGTACCCATGTTGGATGGGGCTGTACCAATGTGATGTGCTTCTGCCTCCTTACATAGatgttcttcctcctcttccttctcgtCCACGGTGAGAGGTACAGATGCCCCCTCCTTCACCCCTGCAGGAGTTTTCAGGTAGACTGCTCTGTCTGTggcttgtctctgtctctgaccggTGGAGAGCACCGTGGCCTCAGGAAGAATCATACTAACTGCTGACAGAGCCtcgacacacaccgacacactgTCACTCACTGGGCTGTTTCTGGCTTTGTCTGTGTCTGGTTTGTCTTCAGTTCCTGGTGGTTGGGATGCTTTGTCTGTGTCTGGTTTGTCTTCAGTTCCTGGTGGTTGGGATGCTTTGGCTGTGTCTGGTTTGTCTTCAGTTCCTGGTGGTTGGGAtgctttgtctgtgtctgtaacTTCCGGTGTCTGGGGGAGCTGGTTCAGCCACAGGAATAGGAGGCTGGGGGAAGGGGCATAAGGTGTGATTGTGGCCAAAGGGGCGTCATGATTGACTAAGGAGGCATCAGGTTTGGTTGAGGCAGCACCAGCAGGGTAATCACTTTCAGCAGAGGACATTTCAGGTAGAGGTGAAGGGGTATCAGGTAGAGGTGAAGGGGTATCATGTAGAGGTGAAGGGGTATCAGGCTCTGCTACAGAGACACCAGCAGTATAGGTAAGTATATGTGCTGGGGCTGGGAGTGTGAGTGgggctgggtctgggtctggagcCTCACTTTGTGGAGTTATGACAATGACAGGAGGAGTGAGGGCAGCCATATCTGGAGCCACTGGGCCGCCTTCCACCTCCAGCCTCCCAGCGCTAGAAGACAAGTTCTGCACCAGGGGAGAAGGTGCCCGCTCGGCCTGTCTGCTCAGCCCAGAGACAGCCATCTTGGCAGGGCTGGCGGGGGCGGAGAGGGGAGGAGTGTGACTGTCTGTCAGGCTGCTCTGGCTGGCACTCTGCAGGTCAGTACTGTCCACCATCAAGTTGTTCTTCCTCAAACTGGCAGCTTCTTTCACCACTAGAGAAAATGAGAGACCGAAAGGGAGGAGAAAGAATTGATTAAGTTCATACAGGAGaagcatacagtacatacaatcAATTATGTCATACAGGGTATACAAGAGGGTAATGGTGTTATACAAGAGGTTAATGGTGTTATACAAGAGGTTAATGGTGTTATACAAGAGGGTAATGGTGTTATACAAGAGGTTAATGGTGTTATACAAGAGGGTAATGGTGTTATACAAGAGGGTAATGGTGTTATACAAGATGGTAATGGTGTTATACAAGAGGGTATACAAGAGGGTAATGGTGTTATACAAGAGGGTAATGGTGTTATACAAGAGGGTAATGGTGTTATACAGGGTATACAAGAGGGTAATGGTGGTATACAGGGTATACAAGAGGGTAATGGTGTTATACAGGGTATACAAGAGGGTAATGCTGTTATACAAGAGGGTAATGATGTTATACAGGAGGGTAATGGTGCTATACAGGGTATACAAGAGGGTAATGGTGTTATATAGGGTATACAAGATGGTAATGGAGTTATATAGGGTATACAAGAGGGTAATGGTGTTATACAAGAGGGTAATGGTGTTATACAAGAGGGTCATGGTGTTATACAAGAGGGTATACAAGAGGGTAATGGTGTTATACAAGAGGGTAATGGTGTTATACAAGAGGGTAATGGTGTTATACAAGAGGGTAATGGTGTTATACAGGGTATACAAGAGGGTAATGGTGGTATACAGGGTATACAAGAGGGTAATGGTGTTATACAGGGTATACAAGAGGGTAATGCTGTTATACAAGAGGGTAATGATGTTATACAGGAGGGTAATGGTGCTATACAGGGTATACAAGAGGGTAATGGTGTTATATAGGGTATACAAGATGGTAATGGTGTTATATAGGGTATACAAGAGGGTAATGGTGTTATACAGGGTATACAAGAGGGTAATGGTGGTATACAGGGTATACAAGAGGGTAATGGTGTTATACAGGGTATACAAGAGGGTAATGGTGTTATACAAGAGGGTAATGATGTTATACAGGAGGGTAATGGTGCTATACAGGGTATACAAGAGGGTAATGGTGTTATATAGGGTATACAAGATGGTAATGGTGTTATATAGGGTATACAAGAGGGTAATGGTGTTATACAAGAGGGTAATGGTGTTATACATGGTATACAAGAGGGTAATGGTGTTATACAGGGTATACAAGAGGGTAATGGTGTTATACAAGAGGGTAATGGTGTTATACAGGGTATACAAGA
Proteins encoded in this region:
- the LOC118402464 gene encoding LOW QUALITY PROTEIN: protein Niban 1-like (The sequence of the model RefSeq protein was modified relative to this genomic sequence to represent the inferred CDS: inserted 1 base in 1 codon), with product MGASSSSLLDETKSNYIRGRAESELKNFSPHYRQQYFVAFFSQLQEEVEQHKETHTQLLKQREPLRPEEVLYQDSVLHYDDTGKWKERFVVMRXNHSLECHDNQESFSKGVPARQRLLPTGGVVLTSEDKYSALVDKAFPDPKCLKEETSPPMVVVPSGQFPVYLRLPYRRDVYFSFPQEDRRATFLSALSGCIRHQNHDSLRRSSCECQAFLKAIHFYRQEKGHYESWDMLVGCEEQVLANLVLEELQPSLQTELLSRLKGKKAGRKRVWFTTLEAAYHLVQDQLREGLKGLKEECKETARSHEALLRSDMDQIASSRTFLQAKLQASVSDPAAKFCSENVSPYLASILEELMSPVTGGFQGVRLLLEGEINTLCLGFPEGAGQEGLNQALGQMCQASLEECYQKVEVLTEQLQELRHRFKFSNSVRLIHCTQIDMQQLIENAVYTFKLLLQSSLKDNTSKLTSAMEKAKLRVLKQYDHDSSTVRKRIFQEALVDITLPAIRRNLAPAHKPDLQKLDQYIFADYTNFINVENVYEDILLNILTIEVDKVVKEAASLRKNNLMVDSTDLQSASQSSLTDSHTPPLSAPASPAKMAVSGLSRQAERAPSPLVQNLSSSAGRLEVEGGPVAPDMAALTPPVIVITPQSEAPDPDPAPLTLPAPAHILTYTAGVSVAEPDTPSPLHDTPSPLPDTPSPLPEMSSAESDYPAGAASTKPDASLVNHDAPLATITPYAPSPSLLFLWLNQLPQTPEVTDTDKASQPPGTEDKPDTAKASQPPGTEDKPDTDKASQPPGTEDKPDTDKARNSPVSDSVSVCVEALSAVSMILPEATVLSTGQRQRQATDRAVYLKTPAGVKEGASVPLTVDEKEEEEEHLCKEAEAHHIGTAPSNMGTAPSNMGTAPSNMGTAPSNMGTAPSNMGTAPSNMGTAPSNMGTAPSNMGTAPSNIGTAPSNMGTAPSNMGTAPSNMGTAPSNMGTAPSNIGTAPSNMGTAPSNMGTAPSNMGTAPSNIGTAPSNMGTAPSNMGTAPSNIGTAPSNMGTAPSNMGTAPSNMGTAPSPEPASQTQNDLNPTGSEMQPGGSEDRAVVTSVTRVTVTESEGALLACNTLVTSRGVLLLHSLGLGRV